The following proteins are co-located in the Salvelinus namaycush isolate Seneca unplaced genomic scaffold, SaNama_1.0 Scaffold33, whole genome shotgun sequence genome:
- the LOC120040152 gene encoding ATP synthase subunit d, mitochondrial-like — MAGKRAALKAIDWLAFAERVPPNQRAMFNNLKTRSDAIGAKLSSLPEKPVTIDWSFYKTNVARAGMVAEFESKFSALTIPEPKDTATAAINTQEAEANKAAVAYVEASKARIGQYEKELEKFQNMIPFDQMTIDDLNDTFPETKLDKEKHPYWPHKPIAEL; from the exons atgGCTGGGAAACGCGCAGCATTGAAAGCCATTGACTGGTTGGCCTTTGCTGAGAGGGTGCCCCCCAACCAGAGGGCCATGTTCAACAACCTCAAGACGCGCTCAGATGCCATCGGTGCCAA GCTGTCCTCTCTGCCAGAGAAGCCTGTTACCATCGACTGGAGCTTCTATAAGACCAATGTGGCCAGAGCCGGCATGGTGGCCGAGTTTGAATCCAAG TTCTCAGCCCTGACCATCCCTGAGCCCAAGGACACAGCCACAGCCGCCATCAACACACAGGAGGCAGAGGCG AACAAAGCTGCTGTTGCCTACGTGGAGGCTTCCAAAGCTCGTATCGGCCAGTATGAGAAGGAG CTGGAGAAGTTCCAGAACATGATTCCCTTCGACCAGATGACCATCGATGATCTGAACGACACGTTCCCAGAGACCAAGCTGGACAAGGAGAAGCACCCGTACTGGCCCCACAAGCCCATCGCTGAGCTGTAA